One Chroogloeocystis siderophila 5.2 s.c.1 genomic window, CCTTTGGCGTTAGCGATTTCTTCGCGCAGTTTTTCGGCTTCAGTTTCTAAGTTGATATCCGATAGCAAACGCGCTAGCGCTTCCGCACCAATGCCCACTTCTACGCCAGTCAGCTGCGAGTCTTCGCTGTAGATTTGGTCTTCAATTTCGAGCCACTGGTCTTCGGTTAAGAGTTGTTTGTAAGTTAAAGTCTCAGCATTACCAGGAGACAGAACAACGTAAGCGTTGAAGTAAACAATTTGTTCGACATCGCGTAGGGGCATATCGAGCAAAATTGAGATATAGCTTGGTATCCCTTTGAGATACCAAACGTGCGCAACAGGTGCAGCAAGTTTGATGTATCCCATGCGATGGCGGCGAACGCGGGATTCGGTAACTTCTACTCCACAGCGTTCGCAGACAATACCACGGTGTCGTACTCGTTTATATTTACCACAGTGACATTCCCAGTCTTTTGCTGGACCAAAGATGCGTTCGCAAAATAGCCCATCCATCTCTGGTTTAAGTGTTCTGTAGTTAATTGTCTCTGGTTTGGTAACTTCCCCGACGATTTGACCGTTAGGCAGGGTACGTTCTCCCCACTGCCGAATGCGTTCGGGTGAAGCTAAACCAATCTTCACATAGTCAAACTGCGTTGTTTGCGCGTGTCTCATATCTAAGGGATTGGAAATTGGAAGGGAATAAGGAGTCAGGGGTAAGAGATCGGGGGTAGACAGCGATGTACTCTGCCTCTCCCCCTAGACGGATTACATATCGTCTTCTAGTGCCTCGCGAGTTAAGGATTCGTAGGTAGGACGTGAAGGCGTGCGGCGATTACCAGTGTCTGCCATCAGATCGACTTCGGCATCTGTAGTACTACCGTCTGCTTGCGTTTCGACTTTGTGGACGGCAATATCTAACCCTAGCGATTGCAGTTCGCGCATCAACACTTTGAAGGATTCTGGTGTGCCTGGTCGCGGAATGGCTTTGCCTTTAACGATCGAATTGAGTGCTTCGTTACGTCCTTGCATATCATCCGATTTGACGGTGAGCAATTCCTGCAAGGTATACGCTGCACCAAAGGCTTCTAATGCCCATACTTCCATCTCGCCAAAGCGCTGACCTCCTTGTTGTGCCTTACCACCTAGAGGCTGCTGTGTGACTAAAGAGTATGGTCCGGTAGAACGTGCGTGAATCTTATCATCGACAAGGTGAACGAGTTTGAGCATATACGCCATACCAACGGTGATTGGGCGATCAAATGCCTCTCCCGTACGACCATCAAATACCTTGATTTTGCCTGGGGCTTCGGGGTCAAATAACCAATTTTTACCGCTGCGATCGCGAGCTTCACTTAATTTGCTGTGCACTAGCGTTCGCGATGACTCTTCGCCGTACATTTCGTCAAACGGCGTTACTTTGAACCGCGCACCTAAGTTTTCTCCAGCCCAACCGAGTAAGCACTCGAAGACTTGACCGACGTTCATCCGCGAAGGTACACCCAGCGGATTTAGCACAATGTCTACAGGTGTGCCATCTTCTAAGTACGGCATATCTTCCATTGGCAAAATTCGGGAAATAATGCCTTTATTGCCATGACGTCCTGCCATTTTGTCGCCAACTTGAATTTTGCGCTTTTGCGCGACGTAGACGCGTACCACCATATTTGCTCCAGGCGGCAGTTCATCGCCTTGTTCGCGGGTAAATACACGCACATCGACGACCCGACCTTTTTCGCCGTTGGGGACTCGCAAGGAGTTATCGCGGACATCACGGGCTTTTTCGCCGAAAATGGCACGTAATAATTTTTCTTCGGGGGGTTGATCCGATTCGCCTTTGGGAGTGACTTTACCGACGAGAATATCTCCGGCTTCTACCCAAGCACCGATGCGGATGATTCCCTGTTCGTCGAGTTGTCGTAGTGCGTCTTCCCCGACGTTCGGAATTTCCCGCGTGATTTCTTCGGGACCTAGTTTAGTTTGTCTTGCTTCAATTTCATACTTTTCAATGTGAATTGAAGTATAAGTATCTTCCTGAACGAGTCGTTCCGAAATCAAGATCGCGTCTTCGTAGTTGTAGCCTTCCCAGGGCATGTAGGCAACAAGGATATTTTGACCAAGTGCCAATTCACCGCCTTCGGTTGCCGAACCATCTGCGATAACTTGACCCGCAACGACGCGATCGCCTTTTTGCACCAAAGGTCGTTGGTTCAAACACGTGTCTTGGTTTGAGCGCTGATATTTTGAGATTTGATACTCAATCTCGGTACCATTGCCATCGGGACGAACGCAAATGCGGTTAGCATCGACATACGAAATCACACCATCTGTGCGACTCACAATCACCATTCCAGAGTCGCGTGCGGCTTGGGCTTCTAAACCAGTTCCGACCAGGGGACGTTCTGGTTTAAGCAACGGTACTGCTTGCCGTTGCATGTTCGACCCCATGAGCGCGCGGTTCGCATCATCATGCTCTAAGAAGGGGATCATGCTTGTTGCTACCGACACAATTTGCACGGGCGATACAGCAACATAGTCTACTTGCTCTGGTGTCGTTGTTGTCCAGTCTTGGCGATAGCGGACGGGGACTTGCGCTCCCAAAATATAACCGTTTTCGTCAACTGGAGTATCTCCTGGCGCAACGCGCAGATCGTCTTCTTCGTCTGCTGTCATATAAACTGGCGATTGATCGAAGCGGACGCGTCCGTTTTCTACGGCTCGAAATGGCGTTTCTAAAAACCCGTATTGGTTAACACGGGCGTGGGTTGCCAAAGAACCAATCAAACCCGCGTTGGGACCTTCTGGGGTTTCGATCGGGCAGATTCGCCCGTAGTGCGAGGGATGAATATCGCGTACAGCAAAGCCTGCACGTTCGCGGGTTAATCCTCCAGGACCTAACGCACTCAAGCGGCGTTTATGTGTCAGTTCAGCTAACGGATTTGTCTGATCCATAAACTGACTTAATTGGCTTGAACCGAAGAATTCTTTAATTGCGGCAACGAGTGGTTTAGGGTTAACTAAAGACGCAGGCGTCAAAGCGTCGGCATCCGATACAGTCATACGCTCGCGAATAATTCGCTCTAAGCGGTTTAAACCAACGCGTACCTGATTCTGAAGTAATTCCCCAACACTGCGGACTCGGCGATTACCCAGGTGGTCAATATCATCGGTATTGCCAATGTCAAACTCTAGGTTGATCAAATAGTCAACTGCTGCGAGAATATCATTAGACGTGAGAACTCGCGTCGTTTCAGGAATACTCAAGCGGAGTTTCTTGTTGAGCTTGTAGCGTCCGACACGACCAAGGTCATACCGTTTGGGATCAAAAAAGCGCGAGTCTAATAGCTGTTGACCGCCCAGTACAGTTGGTGGTTCACCAGGACGTAGCTTGCGGTATAACTCCATTAAGGCTTCTTCTTCCGAAAACTGCCCTTCCTTTTCAATTGTCTTTTGGAAATACTCTGGATGGCGCAGCGCATCGAAAATTTCATTATCTGATAGTCCGAGTGCTTTAAGTAATACTTGTGCGGACAGCTTGCGCGTTTTGTCGATGCGTACCCAGACTAAATCATTACGGTCAGTTTCAAATTTGAGCCACGCACCTCGGTTCGGAATCAAACTCGCTGAGTAGGTACGACGACCATTTTTATCAACTTCGGATTTGTAGTAAACTCCTGGCGAGCGGACAATCTGATTGACAATGACGCGTTCCGCACCATTAATAATAAAGGTACCGCGATCCGTCATTAAGGGGAGATCGCCAATAAAGACTTCTTGTTCTTTGATTTCACCTGTTTCTTTGTTAATCAATCGGGTAGGCACGTACATTTGTACCGCGTAGGTGCTATCGCGGCGCTTTGCTTCATCTACATCGTACTTAGGTCTTTTAAGTTTGTAGTTTTGACCGATAAAATGTAGTTCTAATTTGCCTGTGTAATCTGTGATCGGAGAAAAGCTGTTAAGTTCTTCAATCAGACCGTCTTCTAAAAACCAACGGAAGCTAGAACGCTGAATTTCGATTAAGTCGGGCAATAGAAAAGTGGGTTCTATATAGGTTTCGTTCGTCATGCTTCTTATACGTACTTACTTTATGTGGTTAAGCTTGTCGATTTTGGGCAAAGATCCTCATACACTACCTGTTGTGGTCAACAGCTAAGGGACAAGCACTGTAGAAGAAATTGTGCCCTTTTGATTGCATTGTTTGTACAATAAACACAAAGGTATAAGCTTAAGCTCGGTAGCAGGGCTGCATCACTCTTGAAGCAACAAGGCTCTGATTTAGAGCTATGGTTGATATTGCCATAACAGCTTGAGGTCTCCGTTCAGTGGTTGGTTACTTACAACATCAATAGGCTTGAACATTCTAAGCCTGATCGCTAGTATTTGTTCTTAGGCATCAAGTTTTGGGTATTTCGTTTTGGTCTGTCGCATGACACTCCTTTCGTTAGGAAAGTGGGTCTTGACCCACAAAAGAAATCAATTTTCCTGATTTGCTGTATGCTTTTGAAGAGTGATGTATCAAAGTCGAACGAGTCTAACGATTAGACTCTGCCGCCATAAAGTCACACCTTAGCAGCAATTGCGTGCAACTTCAGTTAATCTTATCTTTAGATGAGCGCTCACTAAGGTATTTAAATGTCCAGACTCGTGAATAATGCGCAACTGCCTGAAAAATAAATTCATATTTGCTTCATTAAATATTATTATGGCGTTTTTCTGACAGCTTTTGCCAACTTCAACTGAAATGTGCTAGCTTTAGCCGTTGACATGAAATCTAGACAGAAAGTCCAAATAACTTGCAAGCGTTTGTTGTTGTTTGCGTAGCTATCTCTTCTAAGGTCACGCCGCGTAAACTTGCTACGGCTTCAGCTACGTAACGGACAAACGCTGGTTCATTACGCTTTTGACTTCTTTTAGGAACCGGAGATAAAAACGGGCAGTCAGTTTCGATTAACAGGCGATCACTCCAGACCATTTTTGCTGACTCTTGAATTTGCTTAGCATTTTTAAATGTGACTATACCACTGAAACTCACATACAATCCTAAATCGAGAAACCACTGTGTTTCCTCTGGGTTCCCCGTCCAGCAATGCATAACTCCTTTGATTTGACGACCCTGTTGCCGAAAATCTTGTAAGATATCGCGCATCACGTTTGCTGCGTCGCGGCAGTGGATAATTACAGGTAAGTCTAACTCGTCTGCGATCATCAACTGTTGCGCTAACACTTCTTTTTGTTGTGCTTGGTTCTCTGCTTTGTAGAAATCTAGCCCAATTTCACCAATTGCCACAACTCGACGCTCTAAACGAGCGTAGGAGGCAATTTGAGAGGCTGTGTCTGCTGTCCACTTATCCACATCGAGGGGATGTAAGCCGACCGCAAAACTCAACTCAGGAATTTTTTCTGCTAGTAATTGAATACTAGCAAATTCTGCTGGTTCTACGCATGAGTGTACCAAATGCACCACGTCAGAAGCCTGCCAGCGCGCTCGCACGGCTGGCAAGTCTGGTTCAAACACATCAAAGTTGAGATGAACGTGAGAATCTATGAGTTGCATTTTTAAAGAGACTAGGGGGTGGGGGTTAGAGAAGAGAAACTTTCTACTGTTCCCGATCGCTTAGTTCCCTGTTGCTTCTGCTTGTTCGTGCTGTCTCAACCGTTTAACCAAACGCGATTTTTTTCTAGCTCCATTGTTGGGATGTAATACGCCACGTTTTACAGCTTTATCAATCTTGCTGTAAGCTGCTGCCATATGCGAAAGCACTTCCTGCTTTGCTTCTGGAGTAGGATTGGCAGCATAGATATCGACAGCGGTTAAGTATTTTTTCATCAAAGTTCTCACCGCCGATTTGTAAGCTTTGTTACGGAGTCGGTTTCGTTCTGCAATTTTGATACGCTTGATAGCAGATTTTGTATTCGCCACAGTTAAACCCAGGAAAACAATAAAGTTATAAAGACAAAATCCTAGATGTACTAATATAGCATTCAATTTAGCAATATTGCGATTATCCGGAAAATCCAGGTTAAGCTAGAGAAACGAGTATAGCTTAGCTTTGCCTTCTAATTGGGGTTAAGCGATATAAATAATCTGTACTCGATTTGGTAATTCCTAGAAAGCCACAGTCCGAACTTCATGCTGCGAATTATTACTCAGCAAGCCGAGGTACGAGCAGAGCTACAACGCATCTGCGATCGCACCCACGATGACCAAGTGGTTCACAAAGAAGCGACGGTGCGGGAAGTGCTTCAAGCAGTGAAGCGCCAAGGCGACCGAGCCTTACTGCACTACACAGCAGAATTTGACCACCAAAACCTGAAACAAGAAGAGCTACGCGTTAGCGGTTCAGAATTAGATGCGGCTTATCAGCAAGTGTCGAAAGAACTGTTGGATGCGATTAAGCTTGCTTGTCGTCAAATCGAAGCATTTCACCGTCAACGAGTGCCCAAATCATGGGTTCATTTTGGCGATGATGATGTTGTCTTAGGCAAACGCTACACGCCTGTAGACAGAGCAGGGTTATATGTGCCTGGTGGTAGAGCCGCATACCCAAGCACGGTGCTGATGAATGCGATTCCGGCAAAAGTCGCAGGAGTGCCACGGCGAGTTATGGTGACACCACCAGGCGTAGGCAAATCAATTAATCCAGCAGTGTTGGTGGCAGCGCAAGAAGCTGGGATAGAAGAAATTTATCGCGTAGGAGGGGCGCAAGCGATCGCGGCATTAGCGTATGGCACAGAAACGATACCCAAGGTAAATATTATTACAGGACCAGGTAATATCTATGTCACGTTGGCAAAAAAACTCGTCTATGGAACTGTCGGGATTGACTCGCTAGCCGGACCTTCTGAGGTACTGGTAATTGCAGACGAAACCGCGAACGCAACTTATGTCGCCGCTGACTTGTTAGCACAAGCCGAACACGATCCACTCGCTGCGGCGATATTGTTGACGACGGATGCGGAATTAGCAAAAAAAGTACAAGCTGAAGTCGAGCGACAATTAGAAAATCATCCACGCCGAACTTTAACCGAAAAAGCGATCGCGCATTATGGCTTAATTGTGATTGTCGATTCGCTAGAGCAAGCTGCGGAACTGTCAAATGAGTTTGCGCCAGAACATTTAGAACTTGAAATCGCAGAACCTTGGGAGTTGCTAGAAAAAATTCGTCATGCTGGGGCGATTTTCTTAGGTTCCTCTACACCAGAAGCTGTAGGAGACTATTTAGCAGGACCAAACCACACGTTACCAACTTCAGGAGCCGCACGTTATGCGTCAGCTTTAGGTGTGGAGACTTTCTTAAAACACTCTAGCCTCATTCAGTATTCACCGATCGCGCTGCAAAAAGTTGCAGGAATAATCGAAGTCCTCGCAAAAGCTGAAGGATTGCCATCTCATGCTGCATCGATACGCTTAAGGACGCAGCCCAAAAGTGATACTTGGGGAATGGAAGATGGAGAAAAGCCAAAGTCTTAACCTCAGCGCAGCACAAAGGAGATGAGCCTGTGTTAAAAACAATTGTGGTCGCTCTTGATGGTTCAGACCTTTCAGAACAAGTCATTCAAACTGTACAAGAACTGCAACTGCAACCTGATAGCCAAATTATCCTTTGTCACGTGATTCCGCCACCAGTATCTGACCTCGACATGGCGGCTGACTTACCTCACGCCTATGCAGCGGAAATACCCTACCGAAACATAGAAAAGCAGATCGCAGCCTATCGAGATAAGTTACCTGGAGAAAGTCAAGTTGAGATTGTCAGCGGCGATCCGGCGGAAGAGATTGTACGGATTGCGAATATTTACCAAGCTGATTTAATTGCGATCGGCAGTCGCGGTTTACAAGGTGTGAAGCGAATTATTCAAGGCTCAGTAAGTAGTCAAGTTGTCGAAAGCGCGCATTGTTCAGTGCTAGTGGTCAAGCCAACAACCTAGAAAATACTACACTGCGAAATCTCAAGACCAGAGATTCTACATAGAATGCAAGTGCGAATAAATTCGCTACTAGACAAACCCTGTCCACCGCTACGCTAACAAAACTTAAAACTCAAAACTTGCTTTGAATAGCCCCAAAGCAAAGTCAAAAAGCATTTGCGATTCATGCTTTAGTTGCTAAAAACTGGCGTAGACTGAGTAGGCTCATAGTTTGTGCCAAATTGAGCGGTAAAACTGATACGCCTGCTAAAGACGACTGTACCCAACCTTCGCCCCAGTACCATTCGTGATATCCATCAACGCCTTGACTGAGTAAAAAGCGCAAACAAACAGGTGTCGCG contains:
- the rpoB gene encoding DNA-directed RNA polymerase subunit beta; the protein is MTNETYIEPTFLLPDLIEIQRSSFRWFLEDGLIEELNSFSPITDYTGKLELHFIGQNYKLKRPKYDVDEAKRRDSTYAVQMYVPTRLINKETGEIKEQEVFIGDLPLMTDRGTFIINGAERVIVNQIVRSPGVYYKSEVDKNGRRTYSASLIPNRGAWLKFETDRNDLVWVRIDKTRKLSAQVLLKALGLSDNEIFDALRHPEYFQKTIEKEGQFSEEEALMELYRKLRPGEPPTVLGGQQLLDSRFFDPKRYDLGRVGRYKLNKKLRLSIPETTRVLTSNDILAAVDYLINLEFDIGNTDDIDHLGNRRVRSVGELLQNQVRVGLNRLERIIRERMTVSDADALTPASLVNPKPLVAAIKEFFGSSQLSQFMDQTNPLAELTHKRRLSALGPGGLTRERAGFAVRDIHPSHYGRICPIETPEGPNAGLIGSLATHARVNQYGFLETPFRAVENGRVRFDQSPVYMTADEEDDLRVAPGDTPVDENGYILGAQVPVRYRQDWTTTTPEQVDYVAVSPVQIVSVATSMIPFLEHDDANRALMGSNMQRQAVPLLKPERPLVGTGLEAQAARDSGMVIVSRTDGVISYVDANRICVRPDGNGTEIEYQISKYQRSNQDTCLNQRPLVQKGDRVVAGQVIADGSATEGGELALGQNILVAYMPWEGYNYEDAILISERLVQEDTYTSIHIEKYEIEARQTKLGPEEITREIPNVGEDALRQLDEQGIIRIGAWVEAGDILVGKVTPKGESDQPPEEKLLRAIFGEKARDVRDNSLRVPNGEKGRVVDVRVFTREQGDELPPGANMVVRVYVAQKRKIQVGDKMAGRHGNKGIISRILPMEDMPYLEDGTPVDIVLNPLGVPSRMNVGQVFECLLGWAGENLGARFKVTPFDEMYGEESSRTLVHSKLSEARDRSGKNWLFDPEAPGKIKVFDGRTGEAFDRPITVGMAYMLKLVHLVDDKIHARSTGPYSLVTQQPLGGKAQQGGQRFGEMEVWALEAFGAAYTLQELLTVKSDDMQGRNEALNSIVKGKAIPRPGTPESFKVLMRELQSLGLDIAVHKVETQADGSTTDAEVDLMADTGNRRTPSRPTYESLTREALEDDM
- a CDS encoding TatD family hydrolase, which produces MQLIDSHVHLNFDVFEPDLPAVRARWQASDVVHLVHSCVEPAEFASIQLLAEKIPELSFAVGLHPLDVDKWTADTASQIASYARLERRVVAIGEIGLDFYKAENQAQQKEVLAQQLMIADELDLPVIIHCRDAANVMRDILQDFRQQGRQIKGVMHCWTGNPEETQWFLDLGLYVSFSGIVTFKNAKQIQESAKMVWSDRLLIETDCPFLSPVPKRSQKRNEPAFVRYVAEAVASLRGVTLEEIATQTTTNACKLFGLSV
- the rpsT gene encoding 30S ribosomal protein S20, producing the protein MANTKSAIKRIKIAERNRLRNKAYKSAVRTLMKKYLTAVDIYAANPTPEAKQEVLSHMAAAYSKIDKAVKRGVLHPNNGARKKSRLVKRLRQHEQAEATGN
- the hisD gene encoding histidinol dehydrogenase; amino-acid sequence: MLRIITQQAEVRAELQRICDRTHDDQVVHKEATVREVLQAVKRQGDRALLHYTAEFDHQNLKQEELRVSGSELDAAYQQVSKELLDAIKLACRQIEAFHRQRVPKSWVHFGDDDVVLGKRYTPVDRAGLYVPGGRAAYPSTVLMNAIPAKVAGVPRRVMVTPPGVGKSINPAVLVAAQEAGIEEIYRVGGAQAIAALAYGTETIPKVNIITGPGNIYVTLAKKLVYGTVGIDSLAGPSEVLVIADETANATYVAADLLAQAEHDPLAAAILLTTDAELAKKVQAEVERQLENHPRRTLTEKAIAHYGLIVIVDSLEQAAELSNEFAPEHLELEIAEPWELLEKIRHAGAIFLGSSTPEAVGDYLAGPNHTLPTSGAARYASALGVETFLKHSSLIQYSPIALQKVAGIIEVLAKAEGLPSHAASIRLRTQPKSDTWGMEDGEKPKS
- a CDS encoding universal stress protein; translated protein: MLKTIVVALDGSDLSEQVIQTVQELQLQPDSQIILCHVIPPPVSDLDMAADLPHAYAAEIPYRNIEKQIAAYRDKLPGESQVEIVSGDPAEEIVRIANIYQADLIAIGSRGLQGVKRIIQGSVSSQVVESAHCSVLVVKPTT